Proteins found in one Streptococcus criceti HS-6 genomic segment:
- a CDS encoding YbhB/YbcL family Raf kinase inhibitor-like protein, translated as MEKLKFTCPTILDGGEFPLEHTGKGDNVSPEFLLKNLSPQAETLAVVLEDLNHPLKKEFTHWLIWNLPALSRIPAKIPQGFAVANLQGARQGIAYGWHCYAGPKPPLGQTHAYRFTIYALDKTLELGTWTRKRQLLKAMEGHILQKGELTASFGSPKNLTFFPAS; from the coding sequence ATGGAAAAATTGAAATTTACGTGTCCGACCATTTTAGATGGCGGTGAATTCCCGCTGGAACATACAGGGAAGGGTGACAATGTTTCACCGGAATTTTTATTAAAAAATCTTTCTCCGCAAGCCGAGACCCTAGCAGTTGTCCTAGAAGATTTAAACCATCCGCTTAAAAAAGAATTCACGCATTGGCTGATTTGGAATTTACCCGCTTTAAGCCGTATTCCTGCAAAGATCCCTCAAGGATTTGCAGTGGCAAATCTTCAAGGTGCCAGACAGGGAATCGCCTACGGCTGGCACTGCTACGCCGGACCAAAGCCACCTTTGGGTCAGACTCATGCCTATCGTTTTACCATCTATGCCTTAGATAAAACCTTGGAACTAGGGACATGGACCAGAAAACGCCAGTTATTAAAGGCTATGGAAGGGCATATTTTACAAAAGGGAGAACTGACTGCTAGTTTTGGCAGTCCGAAAAATCTTACGTTCTTCCCTGCTAGTTGA
- a CDS encoding FecCD family ABC transporter permease, with protein MVRKASFKIFLILLSLLALVIYLSLSVGYSYSSLTNLWQLILGQGNSAENFIITSIRLPRILACLLGGGSLALAGILLQTLTRNALADSGILGINAGAGLVMTIMISLSADSDLETNSFLPFFAMLGGAGAILLVYLMSWQKNHSINPTRLIITGVGISSMLSGIMVAILSLTDDNKMTSIISWLSGKITGNDWTILGFFTPFLLIVWLLTFSRSKFLNIMALNEQTALALGLNLQRERLIILGLATALASLSVVLVGNITFIGLLAGHIVRRLLGGQHQTILPASLIVGMILLITADTIGRLLLVGTGIPTGIIVSIIGAPYFLYLMLKTTD; from the coding sequence ATGGTAAGAAAAGCCTCCTTCAAGATCTTTCTCATCTTATTAAGCCTCCTAGCCTTAGTCATTTACCTATCGCTCTCAGTTGGCTACAGTTATTCCTCTCTGACAAATCTTTGGCAACTAATACTAGGGCAAGGGAATTCGGCAGAAAACTTTATTATCACTAGCATTCGTCTTCCTCGAATTTTAGCCTGTCTTCTTGGCGGAGGCTCCCTAGCTTTAGCTGGGATTCTTTTACAAACGCTGACTAGGAATGCCCTAGCTGACTCAGGAATTTTAGGGATTAATGCCGGAGCTGGGCTCGTCATGACTATCATGATCAGTCTCTCAGCGGACAGTGACTTAGAAACAAACAGTTTTCTTCCCTTTTTTGCTATGCTGGGGGGAGCCGGGGCTATCCTGCTGGTTTACTTGATGTCTTGGCAAAAAAACCACAGTATCAATCCTACTCGCCTGATTATCACAGGTGTAGGGATCTCCAGCATGCTCTCTGGTATTATGGTCGCTATTCTCAGCCTAACTGATGACAATAAAATGACCAGTATCATCTCCTGGCTCAGTGGTAAGATTACAGGTAATGATTGGACGATTCTTGGTTTCTTTACTCCCTTTTTACTGATTGTCTGGCTTTTGACCTTTAGTCGCAGTAAATTCCTTAATATCATGGCTCTAAATGAACAGACTGCTCTGGCCCTTGGCCTTAATCTCCAACGGGAACGTTTAATCATCCTAGGTCTGGCAACAGCCCTAGCCTCTTTAAGCGTCGTCCTAGTTGGTAATATCACCTTTATAGGGCTGTTGGCTGGGCACATTGTTCGCCGGCTGCTGGGAGGGCAACATCAAACCATCCTACCTGCTTCGCTCATAGTGGGAATGATACTTCTCATAACAGCTGATACTATCGGACGCCTTCTCTTAGTTGGAACAGGCATTCCGACGGGAATTATTGTCTCTATCATCGGAGCTCCCTATTTCCTTTACCTGATGCTAAAAACAACTGACTAA
- a CDS encoding metal-dependent transcriptional regulator, which produces MTPNREDYLKCIYELGQIHHRMTNKEIAEKMQVSAPAVSEMVKKMISEKLITKDKVSGYRLSQKGLLLVSDLYRKHRLIESFLVRDLHYTPDEIHQEAEVLEHTVSTIFIDRLEENLGFPEYCPHGGSIPKKGEILEERYRIPLSQIDKTGFYLIGRARDNFQLLNYLDDHRLHINQSIELTAIDNYAQTFTIHYNGEELVIPKIIAQEIYVRALK; this is translated from the coding sequence ATGACACCCAATCGTGAAGACTATTTAAAATGCATTTATGAACTCGGTCAAATTCATCACAGGATGACCAACAAGGAAATTGCCGAAAAGATGCAGGTGTCTGCACCGGCTGTCTCAGAAATGGTTAAAAAAATGATTAGCGAAAAGCTAATCACTAAAGACAAAGTCTCAGGTTATCGTTTGAGCCAGAAGGGGCTCTTATTGGTATCTGACCTTTACCGCAAACACCGCTTAATCGAATCGTTTTTAGTCAGAGATCTCCACTACACGCCTGACGAGATCCATCAAGAAGCTGAAGTTTTAGAACATACGGTCTCAACAATTTTCATTGACCGCTTAGAAGAAAACCTCGGTTTTCCTGAGTATTGCCCTCATGGTGGCAGTATTCCCAAAAAAGGAGAAATTCTAGAGGAGCGCTATCGGATCCCACTCAGTCAGATTGACAAGACTGGTTTTTATCTGATTGGTCGTGCCCGCGATAACTTTCAGCTCTTAAATTATCTTGATGATCACCGGCTCCACATCAACCAGAGTATTGAACTGACGGCTATAGATAACTATGCTCAGACCTTTACCATTCATTATAACGGGGAAGAGTTGGTTATTCCCAAAATAATTGCTCAAGAAATTTATGTGAGAGCATTAAAGTAA
- a CDS encoding DUF1803 domain-containing protein, translating to MLIVLNPDKLTRQTFFQALINYLSQHSDVSLRQIKRDFGETEHLDRKLEDYIQAGYIERRERRYYLSLTPLENIDQLSLGDKVILDRDSSAYQELKSLAFETRLTNTTNEAVLVEWTDFERNTLTLSNYFHRLRTSSPLSQEQRKLYATLGDVNPDYALKYMTSFLLKFANKDLVKQRRPDIFVQSLNQLGYIEEAEVGTYSLKLDFDRENLVFKTNQ from the coding sequence GTGCTGATTGTTTTAAATCCTGATAAATTGACCCGTCAAACTTTTTTTCAAGCCTTGATAAACTACCTGTCACAGCATTCTGATGTTAGTCTGAGGCAAATCAAGCGGGATTTTGGAGAGACTGAGCACTTGGATAGAAAGCTCGAGGATTATATCCAAGCGGGTTATATTGAACGTCGGGAGCGCCGTTATTATTTGAGCCTGACCCCGCTTGAAAACATAGATCAGTTATCTTTAGGCGATAAGGTTATCCTTGATAGGGATAGTTCTGCCTACCAAGAGTTAAAATCTTTAGCATTCGAAACAAGGCTGACCAACACTACTAATGAAGCTGTTCTAGTCGAGTGGACAGACTTTGAACGAAATACATTAACCCTCTCCAATTATTTTCACAGACTGAGGACCAGCTCTCCTTTATCTCAGGAACAAAGAAAGCTTTATGCAACTTTAGGTGATGTCAATCCTGATTATGCTCTCAAATATATGACTAGCTTTCTCTTGAAATTTGCTAATAAGGATTTGGTCAAGCAAAGACGGCCAGATATTTTTGTCCAAAGTCTGAATCAACTAGGCTACATAGAAGAAGCAGAAGTGGGAACTTACAGTCTGAAATTAGACTTTGATAGAGAAAATCTGGTATTTAAGACTAACCAATGA